In Vanessa atalanta chromosome W, ilVanAtal1.2, whole genome shotgun sequence, a genomic segment contains:
- the LOC125075676 gene encoding uncharacterized protein LOC125075676, translating to MDSLKQSFSAMSEMFHTRMNEFQHELQKNSSSKIAATTSSIAADFEAFKNFMIATLNTLQHQVEFLRTELDRQEMRRRRKMLLMHGIPEMSVFAEHLDLPNFSSSSIKTTYRLGRSPTKKPRPVVVKFTDVVVRKQVWYAKTKLKGTGITQSEYLTKPRHDLFLEARKRFGVTNCWTRDGYVYIISPDGVRHQVECRGDLELIPVASRSAVEDGSPALSPGTVVKSPETRLPISRTRRAVKK from the coding sequence ATGGACTCATTAAAACAGTCTTTCTCTGCTATGTCTGAGATGTTTCACACTAGAATGAACGAGTTCCAGCACGAACTACAGAAGAATTCGAGTAGCAAAATCGCTGCGACCACTTCATCCATTGCTGCTGATTTTGaagcttttaaaaattttatgatagCCACGTTGAACACCTTACAACATCAGGTTGAATTCCTTAGAACGGAATTGGATCGTCAGGAGATGCGAAGAAGGCGCAAAATGCTGCTCATGCACGGTATCCCCGAGATGTCTGTTTTCGCCGAGCATCTAGATTTGCCGAACTTTTCCAGCTCCAGTATAAAAACGACGTATCGTTTGGGTCGCTCACCGACAAAAAAACCAAGGCCCGTTGTGGTTAAGTTCACTGATGTCGTGGTTCGCAAACAAGTATGGTATGCCAAAACTAAGTTGAAGGGCACAGGCATCACACAGTCTGAGTATTTAACTAAGCCTCGGCACGATTTATTTCTTGAAGCCCGGAAGCGCTTTGGCGTCACCAACTGCTGGACCCGCGATGGATATGTGTACATCATCAGCCCAGACGGAGTTCGCCACCAAGTAGAGTGTCGGGGTGATCTGGAACTTATTCCCGTTGCGTCGAGGTCTGCAGTCGAGGATGGTTCTCCAGCCCTGAGCCCAGGAACGGTGGTAAAGAGCCCTGAGACTAGGCTTCCCATTTCTCGTACCAGAAGAGCGGTTAAGAAATAA